ATTTTCTCacacaaataattaaatatatacttaaatGCTGCATGAGGGGAAATCCGGTTTAGGTGAAGTTTTcagcaaacaaatttattggcGCATAATTCAAGGCGGCGATGATGCCGCTGACGATGATGCATGGCGAGTCGGGAGGCAGCCCAAGATATGAATGGATGCGGCTGGCAATTTATGGCGACCAAGggggtgggtggtggctgCGGCCAAGGCCGCTTGCCGTTCGCCGCTGCCGTGGCTGCCAAAAGCAGCTCGCAAAAGAAAACGCCAGCCGCATGGCGATGGCagagcggaaacggaaatggaaatgcgcAAATGCAATTGTcacagacacacgcacacacacataagcaCAGAtgctgacacacacacacgcacgcagtCGGGGTGAAATTTTAATGGAAAATTGGTGTACTCGTCGTGGCAATAAATGAAGCTAGCATTTCTATACGCCCGGCTAATAAAAGGCCAAGCCCGCCGGAGTGACAGCCAACAAGGGCCAGGACAACAAGGCCCGAAACACAGAAGGGGCTGTCCAAGCCCATGGTAGCCCCCCTCTGACGTCACTTCCGCTGGGTGGTAATCCCCACTAAAGTGGGTGGCTTATCGGGAGGGACTAAGCATAGCCACCCGAATCCAAGGTCCAGGTACGCAAATCAATTTGTTAAATCTCTCCCCGAGCAAGTGGGCGGCAGGCGAATATCCTTCAAAGGAGCACATCTATCCTCGCTGCTCTGTCTTTATGCCTACCGCTTAAtctttcaatttgcatattacATAATCGCTTGGCTGGTCGGAACGGGGTGTGTTTGATCACTAAGAAAAATAACTTTACATTAAACCCTTTTCTTGATTCAGTGAAAAAACAATTATCAAATTCTGTTACTCAATTGGATTGGGATTATACGTGCAATAATTTGGATTCGTGAGTATAGACTTCAACTTTTATTACCcctattaaattatatttctcGAGGTGCAGTGGGAGATATGACCCAAACATTGAGCCAATGCTTTATGGTCACTTGAACGCAAATCGCACAGCCAGAGGGCTACAAGGATACTTGAGAGGAAGTGCTGTGGGAAAGCACTGATAGCCAGATGAACGGACGGATCCACGGATGCACGGATGGAGGAGGACGAGGTCGAGGTGGCCGCAGGCAAACACTTGACGTGCGCTTATGCGGCACCgagttgcgcatacgccgtgtggacCGCACATTGAATATGCTGATGCAGGTGGagccatagccatagccattGCCATAGCCAGGGAAGTAGCAGCTCCATGTTGATATATGTCACACAGACCGGCAAAATAAACTGCACCAAAGGGGGCGCGCGGGTTGTGTagtgtgtgggcgtggcacggcCTACTTACTGGCCATCGATGATAGTGCTAGGCGTTGATACAGTTGCTGTAACAGGATTAGCTCCGGATTTGGCTTAGGCACGGGCCCCATGTTTGCCCGCCAGCTGATGGATGGATATGGGACTGGGAGCGGGAGTGGGGACACCAAACACTGGGCAAGTCAAATTCGTAACGAGAGCTGCAAGTTAATGGGACGACCTCAATGAAATAGCTCAACTGCATTGCCGGCCACTGCGCCAGTCAAATATTATTCGTTGTGGCCcccaaataaaatgcaattattgtCCATCTATCAAATGgccgagtgtgtgtgtgtgctgcttGGTTTGTGGACTTTTAATTGGTTGGCCTGGTCCCGTCTGTTAACTATTGGCACTGACTGTATGGCCAGGCTCACTTGGCCATGCAAATGGAAAGTCTCGCAGTCGGATTATTGAGCATACGAAAAGGATTGGCTTCTAAATTCAACTAAAAGCAGTAGATTGCTTGCGAAATTCGATTGATGTGGAAATTCCATTTTTCCCTTCGATGTAAATTGATTTTCGAAGCtgataaacatttttagtCGAACTCCATTCGTGCGCTCCGattgcttttcattttggccaagAACCCTCAATTAACAACTTTTAGGCAAATGAACGAGTCTCGGGGAGCAGTGGGGTAACCTCAATTAAAAACAACACAAGACAAAGAAGCGGAAGTGGAGGTAAGGTAGCCGAAGAAATTGAAAGTTTTGCCGcataacaattaattaaatttgtactCCCTGCCTTCCTGCCTTTGTGTCgtttgtgttgtttgttgtgcaacacacacaaaatattgaatgTCAAACAATGGCAGTTGTTTGCACTGAGTGGAATATTCCAACTGTAACTGAGTCCTGTATAATTAGAGCAGGACGGGCGGGGGCGAGCTCAGGTGAGTTGGAAGGACCTTGACTGATGGGCGGAGTCGGTGGAGTGGGTGGTGTAACCGAGTGGGCGGCAGGAAGTGTAAGCGTAGACGTAAgcataaaaacaattaaaacttttgccaaaGGCACAACTTGCTAACGCTGCACTGAAAttagttttaagttttaagtCTAAACTAATACATATTTGTTGCAGAACGGAAAGTCCCCCAATGCAAAATGTGTACTTGTAAGTTAAAGATAAAAAGATGCATATATTTAAGTTCTTGGCGAATCGTAATAGGTAAAAGCCCCTAAACtagcgtttttttttgcagtgcccAAATTATGGCAAATAGTTCCATCGAGTGCCTATAAAAGCGGTGGCCAACATTGCGTCTGACACTTGCCCGGAGCAGCTGACCACTGGAGTTGCGGTAGGAGCATCGATAGTATCCACTTGAGTTCATCCCAGAAATGACTGACAGCGGGCAGCCTGCCATTGCCGACCACTTTTATCGGATTCCCCGCATCTCCGGCCTCATTGTCGGCCTCTGGCCGCAAAGGATAAGGGGCGGGGGCGGTCGTCCTTGGCACGCCCATCTGCTCTTCGTGTTCGCCTTCGccatggtggtggtgggtgcgGTGGGCGAGGTGTCGTACGGCTGTGTCCACCTGGACAACCTGGTGGTGGCGCTGGAGGCCTTCTGCCCCGGAACCACCAAGGCGGTCTGCGTTTTGAAGCTGTGGGTCTTCTTCCGCTCCAATCGCCGGTGGGCGGAGTTGGTCCAGCGCCTGCGGGCTATTTTGTGGGAATCGCGGCGGCAGGAGGCCCAGAGGATGCTGGTCGGACTGGCCACCACGGCCAACAGGCTCAGCCTGTTGTTGCTCAGCTCTGGCACGGCGACAAATGCCGCCTTCACCTTGCAACCGCTGATTATGGGTCTCTACCGCTGGATTGTGCAGCTGCCAGGTCAAACCGAGCTGCCCTTTAATATCATGTGAGTAAGCTAGTTTGTGGTTTCTAACGCTATTTCGTGCAACTTTATTACTTACGTAAGCATCGCGTATCCGTTAAGATGAAAAGTTCCTCAACCAATTTGGTTGATGGCAGGTGATACATAAGTAATGATTCCAATTGCCCCCGCCAGAAGCACTTAAGATACGCCATCCGCCATCCGCCATTCGCCATTAATCGCAGTTCCTTTTAAACAGACTGCCCTCGTTTGCCGTGCAGCCAGGAGTCTTTCCGCTCACCTACGTGCTGCTGACCGCTTCCGGTGCCTGCACCGTTTTCGCCTTCAGCTTCGTGGACGGATTCTTCATTTGCTCGTGCCTCTACATCTGCGGCGCTTTCCGGCTGGTGCAGCAGGACATTCGCAGGATATTTGCCGATTTGCATGGCGGTGGGTCTGGCTCTGCTGCGGCACGATGACAATGGTTTTCCCTCGCTCGATGACTTTCCTTGGCTTTCCTTTCCCTTGCAGACTCAGTGGATGTGTTCACCGAGGAGATGAACGCGGAGGTGCGGCACAGACTGGCCCAAGTTGTCGAGCGGCACAATGCGATTATCGATTTCTGCACGGACCTAACACGCCAGTTCACCGTTATCGTTTTAATGCATTTCCTGTCCGCCGCCTTCGTCCTCTGCTCGACCATCCTGGACATCATGTTGGTGAGCCCCTTTTCAGAGGCCTTCCTTTGGGGCGGGTATCCTTGGGGTTAATCAAAAAACTGTTGCAACCAGGAGTGGTACCAATATCAAAGCCCCCTTTAATATTTTGCCAGTTTGTCGCGCCACTGGCTTTTCGCATCGCCTGCATTCGGCGGctgttttaaaagtttttcccTGTTTTCACTGTTTGCTGTTTTTCCCTGGCTTTTCCAGCCGCTCCGTTCTGATTCGGTTTTCccgatttgtttgtttgctttgtggCTGCGGCTGCGGCTCTCTCCGGTGGCAATTTATAAGCGCATGAATTGTTACTGCTCcccaaaaagtttttaatgcgACTTTCGCACGTTTTCCGGTGTCCCGGACACCGGAGACCCATAAGCTGTTTGCTGCAACTGGCGAACGGAGTGGAAATGTTCGGGAAAGGCTCATGGCTCCTGGCTTCTGGCCCCAATGGGATAAATGCTGCCAGCAATTTCTTAGCCCTTCTGCCGCTTCTTTTTCGGCCCAAAGTGGTGTTGAGTAATCCATTCGAAACTTGTTTATCGCTCGGGGATCCTGCGACCAGCGATCTATTATCACTTTTTAAGTCTGTTCGTGAATGGAGGGCTGGGAAGACCTAAAGGCACACTGAGTTTTGACACGTGCTCGATAAGAGAAATATGAATACAAAGTTTGTACTTTTCCGAagctatttttatttgagcAAACTTGTATATCGAAAACTCATGGTTAATAGAAATCAGTAATATACAGTAGCAGTCCCTTATAAACCTTCCTTACTTGAAGTTAGCAACCTTCAAGCTAATGCcaaaacacaattaaaataagcTCAGAAGAAGCGGAAGAGcggaaatgcaatttattgtAAGCCAATCCTGTTGGGGACTTATAAAATGGAGCATTGTCACAGTTTTAGGCACTCGACGACATGCATAAGATGCATAATTCTTTTTCAATGCCACAATGGGAGGAATGTCAGGCgagtggaaaatgggaaaacgagAGGAAAAGCAATCAGACTGCAGACCATTTGCCAAAGTGCATTTCTCtgatgttttccattttcgcGACTACTTCAAGCCCGAGCACGCCACATAAAACGACGGTATATATACacttatattatatattagaTAATCCCCTGCACTTTTTCACCACCAGCAATTTCGCTCCAATTAATGACGTCCCCCCCCCACACTTCTCACTTTCCGCACCCTCCAATTCTTCGTCTTCCGTCTCCGCAGAACACGTCGTCGTTGAGCGGCTTAACCTACATCTGCTATATCATCGCGGCCCTAACGCAGCTATTCCTCTACTGCTTCGGAGGCAATCACGTCAGCGAGAGTGTGAGTACGACTCCTGACCACACCCCGAAATCTCCcccactttccacttttccgGGCTCagcccattttcatttccatcaCTCATTCGGCCTTAGATACTCTGGCGAAGGAGTTGTCACTGAACTCGATGCGATTGGAGTGTTGAGTAAACTAACTTAACTAAATAATAACCAAGCATAGCTTACTTTTAGAAGcttttatgaatatttattaaattctcTTGTTT
The sequence above is a segment of the Drosophila melanogaster chromosome 2L genome. Coding sequences within it:
- the Or22c gene encoding odorant receptor 22c, which encodes MTDSGQPAIADHFYRIPRISGLIVGLWPQRIRGGGGRPWHAHLLFVFAFAMVVVGAVGEVSYGCVHLDNLVVALEAFCPGTTKAVCVLKLWVFFRSNRRWAELVQRLRAILWESRRQEAQRMLVGLATTANRLSLLLLSSGTATNAAFTLQPLIMGLYRWIVQLPGQTELPFNIILPSFAVQPGVFPLTYVLLTASGACTVFAFSFVDGFFICSCLYICGAFRLVQQDIRRIFADLHGDSVDVFTEEMNAEVRHRLAQVVERHNAIIDFCTDLTRQFTVIVLMHFLSAAFVLCSTILDIMLNTSSLSGLTYICYIIAALTQLFLYCFGGNHVSESSAAVADVLYDMEWYKCDARTRKVILMILRRSQRAKTIAVPFFTPSLPALRSILSTAGSYITLLKTFL